A segment of the Candidatus Cloacimonadota bacterium genome:
AAAGGCAGGACATGTTCCTCTGCGTACCTGTGTTATTTGCAAAAGCAAAACAGAGCAGCAGAAATTTCTCCGGTTTGTGCTGATTGATACGGAAATCGTGTTTGATCTCAAAAGAAAATTTCCTGCACGGGGATATTATGTTTGTGATAAAAATGAATGTTTGGAAAAAATAGAAAAGTGGGTAAAGAGAAAGGTTAAATGACTCATTTATTTTGTATTCTAATTCGACTCGTTAGGAACTCGTCT
Coding sequences within it:
- a CDS encoding DUF448 domain-containing protein, translated to MPNRSSKAGHVPLRTCVICKSKTEQQKFLRFVLIDTEIVFDLKRKFPARGYYVCDKNECLEKIEKWVKRKVK